A DNA window from Bacillus sp. E(2018) contains the following coding sequences:
- a CDS encoding stalk domain-containing protein has protein sequence MLFKRKLIVSLFMCLAFIITLIFPNSTNAASTTKQLTYLALGDSLAAGQTPYFKIGKGYTDMMAEDLKEIGFLHSFSKQYAFSGYTSQKVLQDIQNDVRKGTNDVTGIRGNITKADMITLDAGANDLLRKMKRTDDGLSIEPEALNEVLTGVNANIEEILNEIQILNPDAKVYVMGYYNAYPYLPTDQQEQFLPILDELNNTIKNATEKENATFVPTKNTIAINAKTYLPNSSDIHPGLKGYEAIAKEFWKVVYPDVTDHHRDSIFVNGIYQMSDQPLVIIKGRTLVHVRGVFKDLGADVSWDQKTRAVIIKKDTDIIKLFVDSNKAYKNGKLLPIDVSAKIINGRTMIPLRFISESIGATVKWDNETKNVFIRSE, from the coding sequence TTGTTATTTAAAAGAAAGCTAATAGTTTCATTATTTATGTGTCTGGCCTTTATAATTACACTCATATTTCCTAACTCCACAAACGCAGCTTCTACCACAAAACAACTAACCTACCTAGCCCTAGGAGATTCCCTAGCAGCTGGCCAAACACCGTATTTTAAAATTGGTAAGGGCTACACAGACATGATGGCTGAGGACCTAAAAGAGATCGGCTTCCTCCACTCATTCTCAAAGCAATACGCTTTTTCTGGCTACACCTCACAAAAAGTACTCCAAGATATACAAAATGACGTAAGAAAAGGCACGAACGACGTTACCGGCATTCGAGGAAACATCACAAAAGCTGACATGATCACCTTAGATGCTGGTGCGAACGATCTGCTTCGTAAGATGAAACGAACAGACGATGGCTTGTCAATTGAACCTGAAGCTCTAAACGAAGTATTAACTGGAGTTAACGCTAATATTGAAGAGATCTTAAACGAAATCCAAATACTCAACCCCGATGCCAAAGTCTATGTCATGGGTTATTACAACGCATATCCTTACTTGCCGACCGACCAGCAGGAACAGTTTCTTCCTATATTAGATGAACTAAATAACACCATTAAGAACGCAACCGAAAAAGAGAATGCCACATTCGTACCAACAAAAAATACCATTGCTATAAACGCAAAAACCTACCTTCCGAATTCTTCAGACATCCATCCTGGCCTAAAAGGATACGAGGCGATCGCGAAAGAGTTTTGGAAAGTAGTTTATCCAGATGTGACCGACCATCATAGAGATTCGATTTTTGTGAATGGAATCTATCAAATGTCTGATCAACCCCTTGTCATTATAAAGGGCAGAACGCTTGTGCATGTGAGAGGTGTGTTTAAGGACTTAGGAGCTGATGTGAGCTGGGATCAGAAAACACGAGCTGTAATCATCAAAAAAGACACTGACATCATAAAACTATTCGTAGATTCTAACAAGGCATACAAGAACGGAAAGCTTTTACCTATAGATGTTTCAGCAAAAATCATTAATGGTAGAACGATGATCCCATTGCGTTTTATCTCTGAATCTATTGGAGCTACAGTCAAATGGGATAACGAAACAAAGAATGTGTTCATACGAAGTGAATAG
- a CDS encoding stalk domain-containing protein produces MMKNLFKYLASMMLVISIGLSSIIDVSAATISVYINGEKQMYDQPPVMENGRTLVPLRGIFESLGAEVKWDSNTRKITATKGDKVVLLTIGSKTTYVNNLKINIDVPAKMINNRTVVPLRFVSEAFDAEVKWDGVRQRVNITYEDTSGNDPEPSRDLSISEIVRMNDSKVVKIETNTGQGSGVFVGEGLILTNAHVVDEMTEAAVYLNKNTMELVEGIVAYDEAVDLALLKLSRPVNINPVSIGASSKLEKGEKVVAIGSPLGFQNTVSDGIVSNLYELDGVRVIQNTASTDHGSSGGGLFNMQGELVGITSSGIDGSNADINFSVAIEEANQWKSYFSMDHSKLPVMEWNPFGPTLISGVSLGMTKAEVKDIEIGTLIDETADRLTYSDINYIGYEVTAEYVFENGKLIGLDVSFIDAYLFNRSDAEQLFTDITLDLEDSYGYADVYDMDWTDDEGDPALGALWYGDEVDIPATFLYIFDYGNYGMDAAVKMYISFEHMYEE; encoded by the coding sequence ATGATGAAGAATCTATTCAAGTATTTAGCTAGTATGATGCTGGTAATATCCATTGGGTTATCAAGTATTATCGATGTGTCAGCCGCTACCATCTCTGTTTACATTAACGGAGAAAAACAAATGTATGATCAACCACCTGTAATGGAAAATGGACGTACATTAGTTCCGCTGCGAGGCATATTTGAGTCACTGGGTGCAGAGGTGAAATGGGACAGTAATACGAGAAAAATCACGGCAACCAAAGGTGACAAAGTAGTCTTACTAACGATAGGGTCAAAGACGACATACGTGAATAACCTCAAAATCAATATCGATGTTCCGGCTAAAATGATCAATAACCGTACGGTAGTTCCATTAAGGTTTGTTTCTGAAGCATTTGACGCTGAAGTAAAGTGGGACGGTGTCAGACAACGCGTAAATATTACATATGAAGATACAAGTGGGAATGATCCAGAACCATCTCGTGATTTATCTATATCGGAAATTGTCAGAATGAACGACTCGAAAGTGGTAAAGATTGAAACGAACACAGGGCAAGGCAGCGGTGTATTTGTAGGTGAGGGTCTAATTTTAACAAACGCTCATGTTGTAGATGAAATGACAGAAGCGGCTGTTTATTTAAACAAAAATACAATGGAATTGGTTGAGGGTATCGTCGCTTATGATGAGGCAGTAGATTTAGCTTTATTAAAGTTAAGTAGACCCGTAAATATTAATCCTGTTTCAATTGGAGCCTCTTCTAAACTAGAAAAAGGTGAAAAAGTTGTTGCCATCGGTAGTCCGCTTGGCTTTCAAAATACAGTATCTGATGGGATTGTTAGTAATCTCTATGAATTAGATGGTGTTCGAGTCATACAAAATACGGCATCTACAGACCATGGAAGTTCAGGAGGTGGCCTCTTCAACATGCAAGGTGAACTCGTAGGTATCACTAGCAGTGGGATAGATGGGAGTAACGCAGATATCAATTTCTCTGTAGCTATTGAGGAAGCCAATCAATGGAAATCATACTTTTCTATGGATCATTCCAAGCTACCTGTGATGGAATGGAATCCATTTGGGCCAACGTTAATCAGTGGTGTTTCACTAGGGATGACAAAAGCTGAAGTAAAGGACATTGAAATTGGAACGCTTATAGACGAAACCGCGGATCGCCTAACATACAGTGATATTAATTATATTGGCTATGAAGTAACAGCAGAGTATGTTTTCGAGAATGGTAAGTTAATAGGCTTAGATGTTTCCTTTATTGACGCTTATCTTTTTAACCGTTCTGATGCCGAACAGTTGTTTACGGATATTACTTTAGATTTAGAAGATTCATATGGATATGCGGATGTTTATGATATGGATTGGACGGACGATGAGGGAGACCCTGCATTAGGGGCGTTATGGTATGGAGATGAAGTTGATATTCCAGCAACATTTTTATACATATTCGATTATGGCAATTATGGTATGGATGCCGCTGTAAAAATGTACATTTCATTTGAACATATGTATGAAGAATAG
- a CDS encoding copper amine oxidase N-terminal domain-containing protein encodes MKHLIKIIFRISLLIAVFTVNEPVHAVQNITVKINGQALYFDQYLVIENNRVLVPMRTYFEVMGANVEWEAKTSTVKAKRGNTSILLPLNSKQATINGEKNSLDVPAKAIKGRTMVPLRFVSESLGCKVKWNGKSITFDGEVKEQTGKVYSDGWVAPLLKSAWSPDPATNFETLESELGFDGNGHYFGIYGKTRAIIVFEESGNLEVTLGFAGGWVCWRSTTTSL; translated from the coding sequence GTGAAACACCTGATTAAAATTATATTTAGAATTAGTTTGTTAATTGCTGTATTTACAGTAAACGAACCAGTCCATGCAGTACAAAATATAACCGTAAAGATAAACGGACAAGCCCTCTATTTTGACCAGTATCTAGTGATTGAGAATAATAGAGTGCTAGTACCAATGCGTACATATTTTGAAGTGATGGGAGCAAATGTAGAATGGGAAGCTAAAACATCTACTGTTAAAGCAAAGAGAGGGAATACATCCATTCTTCTTCCGCTCAACAGCAAACAGGCTACGATCAATGGAGAAAAGAATAGCTTAGATGTACCAGCAAAAGCGATTAAAGGCCGTACAATGGTACCTCTTCGATTTGTTAGTGAATCACTTGGCTGCAAGGTTAAATGGAATGGGAAGTCAATCACATTCGATGGTGAAGTGAAAGAACAAACAGGGAAGGTTTATTCGGATGGATGGGTAGCACCATTATTGAAATCTGCTTGGAGTCCAGATCCTGCAACAAACTTTGAAACTCTTGAAAGTGAACTTGGGTTTGATGGCAATGGTCATTATTTCGGTATATATGGTAAAACTCGAGCAATTATAGTCTTCGAAGAAAGTGGAAATCTTGAAGTAACACTGGGATTTGCGGGAGGGTGGGTATGCTGGAGGTCAACTACCACAAGCCTATAG
- a CDS encoding Yae1 family protein yields MLLFLVFLETGCSDKAINAAFEEGKQEGYDEGYEMGYDEGLEENKGSGHEEGYNEGFEKGKEEGFELGHEEGYAVAIEEMESNEYIPNINDSELGIGDLTLLSDGLDWSIALDIDKRDFIQRISNLSYSNSKQAVAMLDAYYESHSKIKTIQEALDDLKSR; encoded by the coding sequence TTGTTATTGTTTCTTGTCTTTTTAGAAACAGGTTGCTCTGATAAAGCAATTAATGCAGCATTCGAAGAAGGTAAACAAGAAGGATATGATGAAGGCTATGAGATGGGCTATGACGAAGGATTGGAAGAAAATAAAGGATCTGGCCATGAAGAGGGATATAATGAGGGATTTGAAAAAGGGAAAGAAGAAGGATTTGAACTAGGTCATGAAGAAGGATATGCAGTTGCAATTGAAGAAATGGAAAGTAATGAATATATTCCGAATATTAATGACTCAGAATTAGGTATTGGTGATCTCACTCTCCTATCGGATGGTCTCGATTGGAGCATTGCATTAGATATTGATAAAAGAGATTTTATACAAAGAATATCAAATCTATCTTATTCCAATTCTAAACAGGCTGTAGCTATGTTAGATGCTTACTATGAAAGCCACTCTAAGATCAAAACTATACAAGAAGCCCTTGATGACCTGAAATCAAGATAG